The following are encoded together in the Raineyella sp. LH-20 genome:
- the ureA gene encoding urease subunit gamma: MNLTPTEIERVLLYAAAELARRNLREGVPLSHPEAVSYIADEILLAARKDLPFEEVRDLAAGLLTADQVMPGVPEMIRTITVDAPFADGTKLVAVFDPIPPGEHGLVPGEIIPAAEPVVLFNGAPTRRLVVVNTGDRDIQVRSQTHFFDANPALEFDRRAAWGYKLAVASGTGVRFEPGIPLEVELVRIAGRAWDGVDAQGSDEEGKESA; this comes from the coding sequence ATGAACCTGACACCGACCGAGATCGAACGCGTCCTGCTGTACGCCGCAGCCGAACTCGCCCGCCGCAACCTGCGCGAGGGCGTGCCGCTGAGCCATCCCGAGGCGGTCTCCTACATCGCGGACGAGATACTGCTGGCCGCGCGCAAGGACCTGCCGTTCGAGGAGGTGCGCGACCTCGCCGCGGGCCTGCTCACCGCCGACCAGGTCATGCCGGGCGTGCCGGAGATGATCCGGACAATCACGGTGGACGCGCCGTTCGCCGACGGCACCAAACTCGTCGCCGTGTTCGACCCCATCCCGCCCGGGGAGCACGGGCTGGTCCCCGGCGAGATCATTCCCGCTGCCGAGCCCGTCGTGCTCTTCAACGGTGCACCGACCAGACGACTGGTCGTGGTCAACACCGGTGATCGCGACATCCAGGTGCGCAGCCAGACGCATTTCTTCGATGCCAACCCCGCTCTGGAGTTCGACCGGCGGGCGGCCTGGGGCTACAAGCTTGCGGTGGCCTCGGGAACGGGGGTGCGGTTCGAGCCCGGGATCCCCCTGGAGGTCGAGCTCGTACGCATCGCCGGCCGGGCCTGGGACGGCGTGGACGCGCAGGGATCCGACGAGGAAGGCAAGGAGTCCGCATGA
- a CDS encoding ABC transporter permease yields the protein MTAAEISIDTPVVLRRHRVSRLQLGLRAFAKDRLAVISAIVLIVVALAAIAAPLLTPYAPTVGDSTQRLSGIGTPGHPLGLDGQGRDILSRLLFGGRLSLTVAVVPVAVVFPIALMIGLLAGYAKGVGSEILMRVLDVLFAFPLVLLAIALGAVLGAGLGNIMLAIGITLIPYMARVAYTAAVQESQKEYIEAARAYGATTSELLFRELAPNVVTALVVYATTLCGLMIVVASGLSFLGVGVVPPTPDWGIMTSDGASVLLEGKFHVATIPGLMILIVALAFNLVGDGVRDALDPRKQTS from the coding sequence ATGACCGCCGCAGAAATCTCCATCGACACCCCGGTCGTGCTCCGCCGGCACCGGGTGTCCCGGCTCCAGCTCGGGCTCCGCGCGTTCGCGAAGGACCGCCTGGCGGTGATCTCGGCGATCGTCCTGATCGTCGTGGCACTCGCCGCCATCGCGGCCCCGCTGCTCACGCCGTACGCCCCGACGGTGGGCGACTCCACCCAGCGGTTGTCGGGGATCGGCACTCCCGGCCACCCGCTGGGCCTGGACGGACAAGGGCGGGACATCCTGTCCCGGCTCCTCTTCGGGGGACGCCTTTCGCTGACCGTCGCGGTGGTGCCGGTCGCGGTCGTCTTCCCGATCGCCCTGATGATCGGACTACTGGCCGGCTATGCGAAAGGCGTCGGGAGCGAGATCCTGATGCGAGTCCTCGACGTCCTGTTCGCGTTCCCGCTGGTGCTCCTTGCCATCGCGCTCGGGGCCGTCCTCGGTGCCGGGCTGGGCAACATCATGCTGGCCATCGGGATCACCCTGATCCCCTACATGGCCCGCGTCGCCTACACGGCGGCGGTGCAGGAGTCACAGAAGGAGTACATCGAAGCCGCTCGCGCCTACGGCGCCACGACGTCCGAGTTGCTCTTCCGCGAACTCGCCCCGAACGTGGTCACGGCACTCGTGGTGTACGCCACGACGCTGTGCGGCCTGATGATCGTCGTGGCGTCCGGTCTGTCGTTCCTCGGGGTCGGCGTCGTCCCGCCCACACCGGACTGGGGAATCATGACGTCCGACGGAGCAAGCGTCCTTCTCGAGGGGAAGTTCCACGTCGCCACGATCCCCGGCCTGATGATCCTCATCGTCGCACTCGCCTTCAACCTCGTCGGCGATGGCGTACGTGACGCCCTCGACCCCAGGAAGCAGACGAGCTGA
- a CDS encoding amidase: protein MTNELLSLSLSEISGKVAAKEISPVELAHASLDRLEEVEPALTAFVTVTPELLLEQAKAAEAEIARGDYRGPLHGIPMAVKDLYDTAGIRTTSSSAQRADHVPATDSAAVAKLYDAGMTLIGKTHTHEFAYGATTPTTGNPWDPTRTPGGSSGGSGAAVGAGVVHVALGSDTGGSIRIPAALCGTVGLKPTYGRASRAGVASLSWSLDHVGPLTRNVTDAGIVLAAMSGYDRRDPASVDLPVPDLVTGIDAGIAGKKVGIPTNFYTHHIQPEVVTAWKDTAAKLESLGAQLVEIEIPFAEYLLSVEWAILCPEATAYHRDYTRNTPQLFTDEVRTLNEMGEAVLATDYLQALRLRTRIQQGFKELYEGLDVILAPGVAATAAKRDDPYITWEDGVVESATSVYSRMSAPANVTGLPSLVVPSAFSSEGLPIAVQIIGKPFAEREILQVGYALEQHSDVVGRIAPVIAAEAAV, encoded by the coding sequence ATGACGAACGAGTTGTTGTCCCTGTCCCTGTCCGAGATCTCCGGCAAGGTGGCCGCCAAGGAGATCAGCCCCGTCGAGTTGGCCCACGCCTCGCTCGATCGTCTCGAAGAGGTCGAGCCGGCGCTCACCGCCTTCGTCACTGTGACGCCCGAGCTGCTGCTGGAACAGGCCAAGGCCGCCGAGGCCGAGATCGCCCGGGGCGACTACCGGGGCCCGCTGCACGGCATCCCGATGGCGGTGAAGGACCTGTACGACACGGCGGGCATCCGTACGACGTCGAGCTCGGCGCAGCGTGCGGACCATGTCCCAGCGACCGACTCGGCGGCGGTCGCGAAGCTCTACGACGCGGGCATGACCCTGATCGGCAAGACCCACACGCACGAATTCGCCTACGGCGCCACCACGCCGACGACCGGCAATCCGTGGGACCCGACCCGCACGCCCGGCGGTTCGTCGGGCGGCTCGGGTGCGGCCGTCGGCGCCGGTGTTGTGCACGTGGCCCTCGGCTCCGACACGGGCGGTTCGATCCGCATCCCCGCGGCGCTGTGCGGGACGGTCGGTCTGAAACCGACGTACGGTCGTGCTTCCCGCGCGGGGGTCGCCTCCTTGTCCTGGTCGCTGGACCATGTGGGCCCGCTGACCCGCAACGTCACCGACGCAGGCATCGTGCTCGCCGCCATGTCCGGGTACGACCGGCGAGACCCCGCGTCCGTCGACCTGCCGGTGCCCGACCTGGTCACCGGGATCGACGCCGGCATCGCGGGCAAGAAGGTCGGGATCCCCACGAACTTCTACACGCACCACATCCAGCCCGAGGTGGTGACCGCGTGGAAGGACACAGCGGCGAAGCTGGAATCCCTGGGTGCGCAGCTGGTGGAGATCGAGATCCCCTTCGCTGAGTACCTCCTATCGGTCGAGTGGGCGATCCTGTGCCCGGAGGCCACCGCGTACCACCGCGACTACACCCGCAACACTCCCCAGCTGTTCACCGACGAGGTGCGCACCCTCAACGAGATGGGTGAGGCGGTGCTGGCGACCGACTACCTCCAGGCGCTGCGGCTGCGCACCCGGATCCAGCAGGGTTTCAAGGAGCTGTACGAGGGACTCGACGTGATCCTGGCGCCGGGCGTGGCCGCCACTGCCGCCAAGCGCGACGACCCGTACATCACGTGGGAGGACGGCGTGGTCGAGAGCGCCACCAGCGTGTACTCACGGATGTCGGCACCGGCGAATGTCACCGGTCTGCCGTCGCTGGTCGTGCCGTCGGCCTTCTCGTCCGAGGGCCTGCCGATCGCGGTGCAGATCATCGGGAAGCCGTTCGCGGAGCGCGAGATCCTCCAGGTCGGGTACGCCCTGGAACAGCACTCCGACGTGGTGGGCCGCATCGCCCCCGTGATCGCGGCCGAGGCCGCGGTGTGA
- a CDS encoding amidase — translation MSISLDPSLLSVAELHRAVEAGDLDPVEVVLAHLTHIRAVDGSIQAVVDLYEDDAVAAAAAQREQIASGHPGGPLRGVPVMAKDLYDIEGRPTRSGSLASPAGPVPESSGAIHHLVDSGAILLGKTTTHEYAYGVTTPPTRNPWNLEHVPGGSSGGSGALVAAGGVRIALGTDTGGSIRIPAALCGVVGIKPTYGRVSKRGVSVCSYTLDHAGPLASTVEDAAVALNALSGYDPRDPFSADVPVDDYLAELGRGIAGLRLGVSEDYFCDRLAPDVAAAFEGALRTLETAGATIVGVSIPSVWSAPDVVTAIASVEAASYHRERFETCPELLGEDVAAAIREGLLVSGVTYVDAHRVRARVISDFERLFTQVDALVSPTVAMTAPRFGSTRAPLGSTETDVLSALNALTVPANVTGMPALTVPAGLGTDGLPIGLQVMTPRWGESLALRIGAAFERLTAEGGPARPVLGT, via the coding sequence GTGAGCATCTCTCTCGACCCCAGCCTGCTCAGCGTGGCGGAGCTGCACCGTGCCGTGGAGGCCGGCGACCTCGACCCGGTCGAGGTCGTGCTCGCCCACCTCACCCACATCAGGGCCGTCGACGGCTCCATCCAGGCGGTCGTCGACCTGTACGAGGACGACGCGGTCGCGGCCGCGGCCGCGCAGCGTGAGCAGATCGCGAGCGGACACCCCGGTGGTCCGCTGCGCGGCGTGCCGGTGATGGCCAAGGACCTCTACGACATCGAGGGTCGGCCGACGCGCTCGGGGTCTCTGGCATCTCCGGCAGGCCCGGTTCCCGAGTCGTCCGGCGCGATCCACCACCTGGTCGATTCCGGGGCGATACTGCTCGGGAAGACCACGACACACGAATATGCGTACGGCGTCACGACTCCTCCCACGCGCAACCCATGGAACCTGGAGCACGTGCCGGGCGGATCGAGCGGTGGCTCCGGCGCCCTTGTGGCCGCCGGGGGCGTACGGATCGCGCTCGGCACCGACACCGGCGGCTCGATCCGCATCCCGGCCGCCTTGTGCGGAGTCGTGGGGATCAAACCGACCTACGGCCGGGTGAGCAAGCGCGGAGTGTCCGTGTGCAGCTACACCCTCGATCACGCCGGGCCGCTGGCGTCCACCGTCGAGGATGCCGCTGTCGCGCTCAACGCCCTGTCCGGGTACGACCCACGCGACCCGTTCAGCGCCGATGTTCCCGTCGATGACTACCTGGCGGAACTCGGTCGCGGCATCGCCGGGCTGCGGCTCGGCGTCTCGGAAGACTATTTCTGTGACCGGCTGGCGCCCGACGTCGCTGCCGCTTTCGAAGGCGCGCTGCGGACGCTCGAGACGGCAGGCGCGACGATCGTCGGCGTCTCCATCCCTTCCGTCTGGTCGGCCCCGGACGTGGTGACCGCGATCGCGAGCGTGGAAGCGGCGTCCTATCACCGGGAGCGGTTCGAGACCTGCCCGGAGCTTCTTGGGGAGGACGTGGCCGCGGCGATCCGCGAGGGCCTGCTCGTCAGCGGCGTCACGTACGTGGACGCGCACCGCGTCCGCGCGAGGGTCATCAGTGATTTCGAGCGCCTGTTCACGCAGGTCGACGCACTGGTGTCGCCGACCGTCGCGATGACGGCTCCGAGGTTCGGCTCGACGAGGGCACCGCTCGGCAGCACGGAGACCGATGTGCTCTCCGCGCTCAACGCTCTCACCGTGCCGGCGAACGTCACGGGCATGCCGGCACTCACCGTGCCGGCCGGGCTCGGGACGGACGGACTGCCGATCGGCCTGCAGGTCATGACTCCCCGCTGGGGCGAGTCACTCGCACTGCGCATCGGTGCGGCATTCGAACGCCTCACGGCCGAGGGCGGCCCCGCCCGCCCGGTGCTCGGCACGTGA
- the ureC gene encoding urease subunit alpha, translated as MTAIDRAAYVRMFGPTTGDLVRLADSELFIEVENDLTVPGYELLAGAGKSVRDAEGYHPAVKHSDGALDFVITNALIIDPVLGIIKADIGIRDGRIVGVGKAGNPDVMPGVTPGLVVGHTTTPIPAEGAIVTAGAIETHAHVISPEQVQHALSTGTTTLIGGSPGPAFEVGSGSTTGLGLYLQASDASPINIVAFGRGSSDPAAVIESVAAGAGAVKIHEDFGASPAVIDATLRAADEHDFAVHLHTDSINEFGFSERTLATIGDRTIHMYHVEGAGGGHAPDILRCVSLPNVIPGSTNPTNPATTGGLEEGVPMTMLAHLMNPEVPEDVLFAEGRIRPQTMLAEDYLHDLGAISIFGSDTQGMGRLAENIANCWQLAAVMKRRVGRLPEETTRCADNERVKRYLAKLTINPAISIGAGAHLGSIETGKIADLVIWPTASFGVKPRLVIKRGYVAWAAMGDAAGSIPTSEPVLQRPSWGALGQAASRLGLVFMSELAIAAGVPERLGLAKDVLQISSTRALRKEHMVRNTATPEVEVDPRTFAVTINGTLLRAEPAEDLPFSRRYLLR; from the coding sequence ATGACCGCGATCGATCGGGCGGCTTATGTCCGGATGTTCGGCCCGACGACGGGCGATCTGGTGCGGCTGGCCGACTCAGAGCTCTTCATCGAGGTCGAGAACGACCTCACTGTGCCCGGGTACGAGCTCCTGGCAGGAGCCGGCAAGTCGGTCCGCGACGCCGAGGGATATCACCCTGCGGTCAAGCACTCCGACGGTGCGCTGGACTTTGTGATCACGAACGCGCTGATCATCGACCCGGTGCTGGGGATCATCAAGGCCGACATCGGCATCCGCGACGGCAGGATCGTCGGCGTCGGCAAGGCGGGCAACCCCGACGTGATGCCCGGCGTGACTCCGGGTCTGGTGGTCGGGCACACGACCACACCGATCCCCGCCGAGGGCGCGATCGTCACCGCGGGCGCGATCGAGACCCACGCCCACGTGATCTCGCCTGAACAGGTCCAGCACGCCCTGTCGACGGGCACGACCACGCTGATCGGTGGCTCTCCGGGGCCGGCTTTCGAGGTGGGTTCGGGTAGCACGACCGGTCTGGGGCTGTATCTGCAGGCCTCCGACGCCAGCCCGATCAACATCGTGGCGTTCGGGCGCGGCTCATCGGACCCGGCCGCAGTGATCGAGTCGGTTGCTGCGGGGGCCGGCGCGGTCAAGATTCACGAGGACTTCGGTGCCTCTCCGGCCGTCATCGACGCAACGCTGCGCGCCGCGGACGAGCACGACTTCGCCGTGCATCTGCACACCGACTCGATCAACGAGTTCGGATTCTCCGAGCGCACGCTCGCGACCATCGGCGACCGGACCATCCACATGTACCACGTCGAGGGAGCCGGCGGTGGCCACGCCCCGGACATCCTCCGGTGCGTCAGTCTGCCCAACGTCATCCCCGGCTCGACGAACCCCACCAACCCGGCCACCACCGGCGGGCTCGAGGAGGGGGTGCCGATGACGATGCTCGCCCACCTGATGAACCCCGAGGTCCCGGAGGACGTGCTGTTCGCCGAAGGTCGCATCCGCCCTCAGACCATGCTGGCCGAGGACTACCTGCACGACCTCGGCGCGATCTCGATCTTCGGGTCCGACACCCAGGGGATGGGTCGCCTGGCGGAGAACATCGCGAACTGCTGGCAGCTCGCAGCCGTGATGAAACGCCGTGTCGGCCGGCTCCCCGAGGAGACCACCCGGTGCGCCGACAACGAACGGGTCAAGCGCTACCTCGCCAAGCTCACGATCAACCCGGCGATCTCCATCGGTGCCGGCGCGCACCTCGGTTCGATCGAGACCGGCAAGATCGCCGACCTGGTCATCTGGCCCACGGCAAGCTTCGGCGTCAAACCTCGGCTCGTCATCAAACGGGGGTACGTCGCGTGGGCGGCGATGGGCGATGCGGCAGGCAGCATCCCGACATCCGAACCAGTGCTGCAGCGACCGAGCTGGGGTGCGCTCGGGCAGGCCGCATCCCGCCTGGGGCTCGTGTTCATGTCGGAACTGGCGATCGCCGCCGGTGTGCCCGAACGCCTCGGACTGGCAAAGGACGTGCTCCAGATCTCCTCGACCCGGGCGCTCCGCAAGGAGCACATGGTGCGCAACACGGCCACACCCGAGGTCGAGGTCGATCCACGTACGTTCGCCGTCACGATCAATGGGACCCTGCTCCGGGCGGAGCCCGCCGAGGACCTGCCGTTCTCCCGGAGGTATCTGCTGCGATGA
- a CDS encoding ABC transporter ATP-binding protein, giving the protein MPFTPQSHEPLLEVKDLSVDFHTDTGIVHAVRNVNLTVERGSILGLVGESGSGKSVTSLTVLGLLGTRRARVTSGQILFRGEDLLLKSEAELQQIRGNHIGMVSQNALSALDPSFTIGAQLIEVFRLHGVNVPTARAMALDALEKVALPDPERRMKAYPHELSGGQRQRVVIAMALAGQPELLFADEPTTALDATVQKQILDLLLTINDELKTSILIVTHDFGVVAHVCTHVAVMRRGQILENGPAQDILLAPQHPYTQGLMKAVPRLSLSDDARAVPRSERRLIEFAG; this is encoded by the coding sequence ATGCCGTTCACACCCCAGTCTCACGAGCCCCTGCTCGAGGTCAAGGACCTCAGCGTCGACTTCCACACCGACACCGGAATCGTCCACGCGGTCAGGAACGTCAACCTGACCGTCGAGCGCGGATCGATCCTCGGCCTCGTCGGCGAGTCGGGGTCGGGCAAGTCCGTCACCTCGCTCACCGTGCTCGGTCTCCTCGGGACGCGTCGGGCCCGGGTCACCAGCGGGCAGATCCTGTTCCGCGGTGAGGACCTGCTGCTGAAGTCCGAAGCCGAACTGCAGCAGATCCGCGGCAACCACATCGGCATGGTGTCGCAGAACGCGCTGAGCGCGCTCGACCCGTCCTTCACGATCGGCGCACAACTCATCGAGGTCTTCCGCCTGCACGGTGTCAACGTGCCGACCGCGAGGGCGATGGCGCTCGACGCCCTCGAGAAGGTCGCCCTCCCTGACCCGGAACGGCGGATGAAGGCCTACCCGCACGAGCTGTCCGGCGGCCAGCGCCAGCGGGTCGTCATCGCGATGGCCCTGGCCGGCCAGCCGGAGCTGCTCTTCGCTGATGAGCCCACGACGGCGCTGGACGCCACCGTCCAGAAGCAGATCCTCGACCTGCTCCTCACGATCAACGACGAGCTCAAGACATCGATTCTCATCGTGACCCACGACTTCGGCGTCGTCGCACACGTGTGCACTCACGTGGCGGTGATGCGACGCGGCCAGATCCTGGAGAACGGACCTGCCCAGGACATCTTGCTGGCTCCGCAGCATCCGTACACCCAAGGCCTGATGAAGGCCGTCCCGCGCCTCTCGCTGAGCGACGACGCGCGGGCGGTGCCCCGTTCCGAGCGTCGGCTGATCGAATTCGCGGGCTGA
- a CDS encoding ATP-binding cassette domain-containing protein — MTHTGNPDALLRVRELTKLYRVTGEGGKKVDFTAVDRISFDVLKGETYGLIGESGSGKTTTGRAVLGLISASSGTIHLGDDEITGMGAAQLRPLRKHMQIVFQDSGSAFNPRRRVGAQVGYALKKFDLCPGHEIEDRVIQMLERVGLDAAHYDRYIHEFSGGQRQRLGIARALITSPEFIVLDEPTAALDVSVQAQILNLLKDLQQERGLTMLLITHNLALVEHMCDNAGVLDHGKLVEAGAVDDLLHHPRTEITKKLVDAVLEPEAVLEPEAVLEPEAVAG; from the coding sequence ATGACGCACACAGGCAACCCCGACGCGCTCCTGCGGGTCCGGGAGCTGACCAAGCTGTATCGCGTGACGGGCGAGGGCGGGAAGAAGGTCGACTTCACCGCGGTCGACAGGATCTCGTTCGACGTCCTCAAGGGCGAGACCTATGGATTGATCGGCGAGTCCGGCTCCGGAAAGACCACCACCGGGCGCGCCGTCCTCGGACTGATCTCCGCCTCGTCCGGGACCATCCACCTGGGCGACGACGAGATCACCGGCATGGGCGCCGCCCAGCTGCGTCCGCTGCGCAAGCACATGCAGATCGTCTTCCAGGATTCCGGCTCCGCCTTCAACCCGAGGCGCCGGGTCGGAGCCCAGGTCGGGTACGCCCTGAAGAAGTTCGACCTGTGCCCCGGACATGAGATCGAGGACCGGGTCATCCAGATGCTCGAACGCGTCGGACTGGATGCTGCACACTACGACCGCTATATCCACGAGTTCTCCGGGGGCCAGCGCCAGCGCCTCGGCATCGCACGGGCCCTGATCACGTCTCCCGAGTTCATCGTGCTCGACGAACCGACGGCCGCCCTCGACGTGTCGGTGCAGGCCCAGATCCTCAACCTGCTCAAGGACCTGCAGCAGGAGCGCGGCCTGACGATGCTCCTCATCACGCACAACCTCGCGCTCGTCGAGCACATGTGTGACAACGCGGGCGTGCTGGACCACGGGAAGCTCGTCGAGGCCGGCGCAGTGGACGATTTGCTGCACCATCCTCGGACCGAGATCACCAAGAAACTGGTCGACGCGGTGCTCGAGCCCGAGGCCGTGCTCGAGCCCGAGGCCGTGCTCGAGCCCGAGGCGGTGGCCGGATGA
- a CDS encoding ABC transporter permease has translation MVFIGKRLLSTLLVLFGVSLVVFLLIQLVPGDPARAILGMGATKEAVIEVRRQLGLDRPLPVQFVQYIVNLLHGDLGRSLTVNKDVSEVIVPRFGNTIILSVAALVLCIVVGVPLGIIAARYQHSIFDRVAMFISLAGASVPVYWFGLVLIGVFGVTLDWFPTSGMYNSRFPGGTPDLLLHLVMPAIAAALVPLAVIARMSRSAMVDVLSQDYIRTLRASGLPERSLLWKHGLRNALPPIATVIGLQVGYLLGGVIFVEVVFGWPGLGQQLYTSITQRDIPVVQAGVLFIALVFVLINLLTDVAVTFLDPRTRRRAGA, from the coding sequence ATGGTGTTCATCGGCAAGCGGCTGCTCTCCACCCTCCTGGTGCTCTTCGGCGTCAGCCTGGTCGTCTTCCTCCTGATCCAGCTCGTCCCAGGGGACCCGGCCCGCGCCATCCTCGGGATGGGGGCGACGAAAGAGGCGGTCATCGAGGTCCGCCGCCAGCTCGGCCTCGACAGGCCTCTGCCCGTTCAGTTCGTCCAGTACATCGTCAATCTGCTGCACGGCGATCTCGGCCGCTCGCTGACGGTGAACAAGGACGTGTCGGAGGTGATCGTCCCCAGGTTCGGGAACACGATCATCCTCAGCGTCGCTGCGCTGGTGCTGTGCATCGTGGTCGGGGTCCCGCTCGGGATCATCGCCGCCCGATATCAGCACAGCATCTTCGACCGGGTGGCGATGTTCATCTCGCTGGCCGGCGCCAGCGTCCCGGTCTACTGGTTCGGACTCGTCCTCATCGGTGTCTTCGGGGTCACGCTCGACTGGTTCCCGACCTCCGGGATGTACAACAGCCGCTTTCCCGGCGGCACGCCCGACCTGTTGCTGCATCTGGTGATGCCTGCGATCGCGGCGGCGCTGGTGCCGCTCGCCGTGATCGCACGGATGTCCCGGAGCGCCATGGTGGATGTCCTCTCCCAGGACTACATCAGGACGCTGCGCGCATCCGGTCTGCCCGAGCGGTCGCTGCTGTGGAAGCACGGCCTTCGCAACGCCCTTCCGCCGATCGCCACGGTGATCGGTCTGCAGGTCGGCTACCTGCTCGGTGGGGTCATCTTCGTCGAGGTCGTGTTCGGCTGGCCCGGGCTCGGGCAGCAGCTCTACACGTCCATCACCCAGCGCGACATCCCGGTGGTGCAGGCCGGAGTCCTGTTCATCGCCCTGGTCTTCGTGCTGATCAACCTGCTGACCGACGTTGCAGTCACCTTCCTTGACCCGCGTACGAGAAGGAGGGCGGGCGCATGA
- a CDS encoding urease accessory protein UreF: MKAAQLRLLRLADSAFPAGGFAFSSGLEGAHADGLVTSEADLTAFVHEHVALRWHRQDRVLLRRAWPATRATDDVEVEAAWDAADRLAEATTGLARLREASRRAGRALLGTFAALGCAPAERLQARVTSGLLHGHLPVAQAVCLRASGVERADAEMLTAWQAASAIVSAGLRLGLVGHVGAQRVLTALECPVADILATIPPAEPGGFSAFAEIASCRSHTTPRLFAS; encoded by the coding sequence ATGAAGGCGGCCCAGCTGCGGCTGCTCAGGCTCGCCGACTCTGCGTTTCCTGCCGGCGGGTTCGCGTTCTCCTCCGGGCTGGAAGGCGCACACGCCGACGGCCTGGTGACCTCGGAGGCCGACCTGACGGCCTTCGTCCACGAGCACGTGGCGCTGCGATGGCACCGTCAGGACCGGGTGCTGTTGCGCCGCGCCTGGCCGGCGACCCGGGCAACCGATGATGTCGAGGTTGAAGCGGCCTGGGATGCCGCCGACCGTCTCGCCGAGGCCACCACCGGCCTCGCTCGGCTCCGTGAGGCCTCGCGCCGAGCCGGCCGGGCGCTGCTCGGCACATTCGCCGCGCTCGGCTGTGCCCCCGCGGAACGGCTCCAGGCGAGAGTGACGTCCGGCCTCCTGCACGGCCACCTGCCCGTGGCGCAGGCCGTGTGCTTGCGTGCTTCCGGCGTCGAGCGCGCCGACGCAGAGATGCTGACGGCGTGGCAGGCCGCGTCCGCCATCGTCTCCGCCGGCCTGCGCCTGGGCCTCGTGGGGCACGTGGGCGCACAGCGCGTCCTCACCGCGCTCGAGTGTCCCGTCGCCGACATCCTGGCGACGATCCCGCCGGCCGAACCGGGCGGCTTCTCGGCATTCGCCGAGATCGCTTCATGCCGATCCCACACCACCCCCCGGCTGTTCGCCAGCTGA